Part of the Terriglobia bacterium genome is shown below.
GGCGAGGACCATGGCGGCTTCACGAAGGCAGGCCATGATCTTGCCCGCCTCGACGGCGACTTCGGGAATGCATTCCTCCAGGACTTTCGCCAGATACCAGGCACATTTCTTCGGATCTTTGCATGCGTTTATGAGCTTGGAATCGAGAAGTTGCCTGGAGATCGTCCGGCGCGTGACACCGTATGGCTTCGTCATCGTTGCGGGTTTGACGTCGTCGCGACCGATGGTTCCGGCTTCGAGCAGTTGCCGGGCGGCCTCTGCATCCTCCGGGTTTGGCCGGTAATTTTCGACGGCCATTCGGATGCGCCGGTTCACGAGATCGGCGACTATCTGGTAAATATCCTGCGGCACCTCGAAAGGCAGGAGGTTCGTGGCGCGCCCGCCGATGGGATCGCAGCCCATCGCGCTGAGGTGCTGGTATCCGTTGCAGCTGCCGTCCATGCTGATCGGCAAATGCGAAAGGAAATTCGGACCTTCCTCGACATAGCCTTTCCACTCCAGGCAGGCGGCCAGGAACATCCACGGTTTATCGGCTTCGTCCCAGAATCGGTGAGGACGAAGCGGATCGGCCGCGAAGCCCAGGATTTCCTGTTCGTGTTGATGGACCCAGGCCAGGAGTTCTTCGAAAGAGACTTTCTTCCCTTTCCAGTAGCAATTGGCAAGGTGGATCGCCAGCCAATACGCGCCGTGCTCGCCAAGCGGCTTGCCTTCCGGGAAATAGAGCAAAGACCGTCCGATGTCGTCCGACTGCGGATTCATCAGTTGAGGTACGGGATAGGCGCGGCCCCGGTAATCCAACTGGTAGGGGAAATAGATGTGCGCCTCATCCAGCAAGCGTTCCGCGGCCGATAGCCGCAGCGACATGATGTTCTGAAGACCTTTGATGCGGGTGTTCATATTGAAGGTGTCGGCGCGTTCCCGGTTCCGTTTTTTGATCTGTTGAGGATCGGCGTCCTCCGGCAATCGGGGAGGGAGTTCCTTAAACCTATGCGTCTTCAACCCGAAGAGCAGATTGCCTGCGTCCCAGGCTTTGCGCATGATCCGATAAATCTCCGGATGGATGCGGTAAGCCGTATCCTGCAGCGCATTCAGGGCCGATAAAACGATCGAAAGGTCCACCCTTCCACAGCGTTCTTTCGCCCGCTTCGTCTGGTGTTTCATAAGTTTCAAGTCGCTCATCAGATAGCCGCCTCCGGCGAGCGACGTCCAGGCGCGAGGCGGAATAATCATCGGCATATGGACCGGAGTCGGCAAAGACTCGAGCGTCGACGGGTGATTGGCGATCCAATCGCCGGCTGCTTCTGTGAGCGCAACAGTTTGCGGTGTTTTTGTGCGTTTGCCCGAACCTTCCCGGACCGTCCGCAACTCGAAGATCGGCTGCCCTTCGAAAAGAGCAAAACGGACTGCCAGCGCGATCAGTCTTTCACCGAGATGATAGGAGCGGTAGTTGTTGGACCAGTCGTCGGTATCGTCGAGCTTGCGCGCCAACTCCTGAGCACGTTTCGCGGCGTTCCGGTTGCGGTTCCGGGAAAGCAATTCATGGTAGATATCCACCTGCCTCTTTCGAAGGCGATCGTAAATTCTTTCAAGCCGGCAGCGCTGGCCGATCTCATAGGCAACGGCGGTGAGGGCCGGCGCCTGACCTTCATCAAATTCCGACCAACTGATGGCATTAAATAATGTGCCGATGGTGATCAGAGCCAGCTTTTCATGGATGATCGACAAAAGAGCCGTTCCATGGCTGGGCAGCTTCGGGACAGTCTTCAATACCAGTTGTTCATCAAAGATCGCGTTCGCGAGCGCTTCCAGAGAGTCACTCAGCAGATGTTTTACGGGCTTTGCGTCGGTCGCAAGCTGATATGCGCGGTTTTTGAAGTGTCGAACAACGCCGTCCTGGATGTTGTCGGCTTCGAGTTTAAGTTGTCGCTCTATGTCATTCATAGCTAACGTGTTCCTCGGCTGTCACAGATAACTGACGCTATTGGAATAAAGAGCGTCAGTTTTGGAGCTCGATTCTATTTAACTTAGATCGCGGGTTTATACCGCAGAAAGGAGGAAAAAGCCATGAAGAAACAACCGACCATTAAGGCGGCGACCGGTTTCCGTAATATGAAGCCGGATGCTGTCTATTCTGTAGCGAACGCCATCTACACGGGGCTGGAAGGGAATGCCAACATTCCGGCTCCGCCGTCGCCGTTCGATCTGCCGACGTTGCTTGCGGCCAACCAATCATTGTCCGCGGCGAATTCGGCGGCATTGGACGGAGGCATGAAAGCCGTAGCTCAACGGGACCATCAGAAGGAAGTTGTCGTGAAGCTTCTGAAACAGCTCGCTGGATATGTCGAAGCGAACTGTAAGGACGACATGACGATCTTTCTCTCGTCTGGTTTCAAAGCCCAGTCTTCCACGAAGACGAAGGCAGCGACGGCTTCCGATGCGATCCGGTATTTCAAGCCGGGTCCGTCGAGTGGCCAGGCCCAGGGCAGACTTGTTGCTGTCCCGGGCGCAGGCAGCTATGAATTGCGTTGGGC
Proteins encoded:
- a CDS encoding DNA-directed RNA polymerase gives rise to the protein MNDIERQLKLEADNIQDGVVRHFKNRAYQLATDAKPVKHLLSDSLEALANAIFDEQLVLKTVPKLPSHGTALLSIIHEKLALITIGTLFNAISWSEFDEGQAPALTAVAYEIGQRCRLERIYDRLRKRQVDIYHELLSRNRNRNAAKRAQELARKLDDTDDWSNNYRSYHLGERLIALAVRFALFEGQPIFELRTVREGSGKRTKTPQTVALTEAAGDWIANHPSTLESLPTPVHMPMIIPPRAWTSLAGGGYLMSDLKLMKHQTKRAKERCGRVDLSIVLSALNALQDTAYRIHPEIYRIMRKAWDAGNLLFGLKTHRFKELPPRLPEDADPQQIKKRNRERADTFNMNTRIKGLQNIMSLRLSAAERLLDEAHIYFPYQLDYRGRAYPVPQLMNPQSDDIGRSLLYFPEGKPLGEHGAYWLAIHLANCYWKGKKVSFEELLAWVHQHEQEILGFAADPLRPHRFWDEADKPWMFLAACLEWKGYVEEGPNFLSHLPISMDGSCNGYQHLSAMGCDPIGGRATNLLPFEVPQDIYQIVADLVNRRIRMAVENYRPNPEDAEAARQLLEAGTIGRDDVKPATMTKPYGVTRRTISRQLLDSKLINACKDPKKCAWYLAKVLEECIPEVAVEAGKIMACLREAAMVLAKANRGIAWTAPTGFLVVHEPRKPKKVRLATLDRTLVIQVEDETQKIDWRKQADGIVAHLVHSFDAAHMVRTINRLKAEGIHHFAMVHDSFGVHAADVHLLHRVLREEFVRIYSEPVLQNFFNEQRAAHPDIQFPELPQSGNLDIRQVLESKYFFA
- a CDS encoding fibronectin type III domain-containing protein, whose amino-acid sequence is MKKQPTIKAATGFRNMKPDAVYSVANAIYTGLEGNANIPAPPSPFDLPTLLAANQSLSAANSAALDGGMKAVAQRDHQKEVVVKLLKQLAGYVEANCKDDMTIFLSSGFKAQSSTKTKAATASDAIRYFKPGPSSGQAQGRLVAVPGAGSYELRWAPVPAGGVPNVWISQPVTNVRSVTVISGLTPGTTYAFQARAVIQSAYTDWSDSVVLMAT